A single region of the Gracilibacillus caseinilyticus genome encodes:
- a CDS encoding response regulator transcription factor encodes MTDILLAEDQAIVRQGIKMMLETERSFTVKGEAENGKEALALREKYHFDLALLDIRMPEMDGLQTAKELLRRFPKMKVLILTTFNDQDYAIQALRLGVHGYLLKDAEANQLIHAIKDCIAGGLQLPGLVAQKVVPELLEKHEKKVIELDHHLTKREIDILSLLGEGKSNKEIAIALSLSAGTIKNHITHMLDKLDLRDRTQLAIYAIRNGLI; translated from the coding sequence ATGACCGATATATTACTAGCTGAAGATCAGGCGATTGTGAGGCAAGGTATTAAAATGATGTTAGAGACGGAACGTTCATTTACAGTTAAAGGAGAAGCGGAAAATGGGAAAGAAGCGTTGGCATTACGGGAGAAATACCATTTTGATTTGGCGCTGTTAGATATCCGGATGCCTGAAATGGATGGTCTGCAAACAGCAAAAGAATTATTAAGACGATTTCCTAAAATGAAAGTTTTGATACTGACAACATTTAATGACCAGGACTATGCCATTCAAGCTTTACGGTTAGGAGTACATGGATATTTACTAAAAGATGCGGAGGCAAACCAGCTTATTCACGCAATCAAGGATTGTATCGCGGGAGGCTTGCAGTTGCCTGGATTGGTTGCTCAAAAAGTGGTACCGGAATTATTAGAAAAACATGAAAAGAAAGTGATAGAATTAGATCACCATTTAACGAAACGGGAGATTGATATCCTTTCGCTATTAGGCGAAGGAAAAAGCAATAAAGAGATCGCTATAGCACTTTCACTATCTGCAGGCACAATCAAAAATCATATCACTCATATGCTGGATAAATTAGATCTGAGGGATCGCACGCAATTAGCCATTTATGCGATTCGAAATGGATTGATATAA
- a CDS encoding ABC transporter ATP-binding protein, with protein sequence MLETDTLRKDFKSKVAVDNVNLYLKQGESVGLLGPNGAGKSTLISMLATLLKPTSGTVTWNGEDILKNTNVIRPILGMVPQEIALYKELTAYENVKFFGKIYGLRGKRLEERTQAALELVGLADRQKELVKTYSGGMQRRINIAVALLHEPAVIIMDEPTVGIDPQSRFYILDMVKKLKEEKGMTVLYTSHYMEEVEKLCDRIYIMDHGKIIATGSKEELISILSSEEMIKLELDQATVAFKEALRAQKHILKVTAWEKGLQLVVSKNSRKLAAIFRLAEEHQIAVHSVHVAVPSLEDVFLHLTGRKLRD encoded by the coding sequence ATGCTTGAAACAGATACGTTAAGAAAAGATTTCAAAAGTAAAGTGGCGGTTGATAATGTCAATCTCTATTTAAAACAAGGAGAATCAGTAGGCTTGCTTGGCCCGAATGGTGCTGGCAAATCCACGTTAATCTCGATGTTGGCAACCTTATTAAAGCCAACTTCAGGAACAGTGACATGGAATGGCGAAGATATACTAAAAAACACGAATGTGATTCGTCCAATTTTAGGAATGGTACCACAAGAAATTGCACTTTATAAAGAATTAACAGCGTATGAGAATGTTAAATTTTTTGGAAAAATATATGGTTTGAGAGGCAAAAGGCTTGAAGAACGAACACAAGCCGCCTTGGAACTAGTCGGTCTTGCTGATCGTCAGAAAGAATTAGTGAAGACATATTCTGGGGGTATGCAGCGCCGTATTAATATTGCGGTCGCCTTATTACATGAACCTGCGGTTATCATTATGGATGAGCCGACAGTAGGGATTGACCCACAATCACGATTTTATATTTTGGATATGGTCAAAAAGCTTAAAGAAGAAAAAGGAATGACCGTCCTGTACACCTCCCATTACATGGAAGAAGTGGAAAAGTTGTGTGATCGCATTTACATCATGGATCACGGTAAAATCATTGCGACTGGTTCAAAGGAAGAATTGATCAGCATTTTGTCTTCAGAAGAAATGATTAAGCTGGAGTTAGATCAAGCAACTGTTGCGTTTAAAGAAGCACTTCGAGCTCAAAAACACATTTTGAAAGTGACTGCTTGGGAAAAGGGACTGCAATTAGTTGTCTCCAAAAACAGTAGAAAGCTAGCGGCTATTTTTCGGTTGGCGGAGGAGCATCAAATTGCTGTTCATAGTGTACATGTTGCTGTTCCTTCATTGGAGGATGTGTTCCTTCATTTAACCGGGAGAAAACTGCGTGATTAG